A window from Eubalaena glacialis isolate mEubGla1 chromosome 1, mEubGla1.1.hap2.+ XY, whole genome shotgun sequence encodes these proteins:
- the USP40 gene encoding ubiquitin carboxyl-terminal hydrolase 40 isoform X6 has product MTLPSFSEFSIPSPAFLRAWTVESKRPGRLLRAHYQQLREYKLGQRTEICLEPLQKEENLGPQHVLLRTQMRLPGKRAYALPVDLVWDTARGWTAGSLRHRVADFYSLPVEKTEIAKYLPEKFEWLPVPSWNQQITKRKKKKKQDNLQGAPYHLKDGDTIGIKNLLVEDDDDFSTVRDDIGREKQKEFALGKKKSQEAFRVRSGDVPSGAETPARPRGPEASLSIHVGSFR; this is encoded by the exons ATGACCTTGCCCTCCTTCTCGGAGTTTTCCATCCCATCGCCCGCCTTCCTTAGAGCCTGGACAGTGGAAAGTAAGCGCCCCGGCAGGCTCTTACGAGCCCATTATCAGCAGCTCAG GGAATATAAATTGGGACAGAGAACTGAGATCTGCTTAGAGCCccttcagaaagaagaaaacttggG CCCCCAGCATGTGCTGCTGAGGACACAGATGCGCCTCCCTGGCAAGAGGGCATATGCCTTGCCCGTGGACTTGGTGTGGGACACTGCCCGAGGCTGGACGGCCGGCTCCCTGAGGCACCGAGTGGCCGATTTCTATTCTCTTCCTgtggagaaaactgaaattgcCAAATACCTTCCTGAAAAGTTTGAGTGGCTTCCAGTACCTAGCTGG aACCAGCAAATtaccaagaggaaaaagaagaaaaagcaagataATTTGCAGGGGGCGCCTTATCACTTGAAAGATGGAGATACTATTGGCATTAAG aatctcctggttgaagatgatgatgatttcaGTACAGTCAGAGATGACattggaagagaaaaacagaaagagttcgctctggggaaaaagaaaag CCAGGAAGCCTTTCGTGTGCGGAGCGGCGACGTCCCCTCTGGTGCAGAGACGCCCGCCCGCCCCCGTGGACCAGAAGCTTCTCTCTCCATCCACGTCGGGAGCTTCAGATAG